The Drosophila teissieri strain GT53w chromosome X, Prin_Dtei_1.1, whole genome shotgun sequence genome has a segment encoding these proteins:
- the LOC122623417 gene encoding uncharacterized protein LOC122623417 yields the protein MRPRTEMNLQTSIWINKNFESTLLSSTKPVPSGSADFRATGSAKGNRKGKKAATYSRFSRSDRAAEELARQFASLSVKPNDAVAASANEPFFASNLKYYPHLPQPAWVGHYQTYAEIKALWLEGNYSQLRGPIPPLARSRRDNPFAHEVPDEPPKPAPNRRYSVNRRNGARTGKPVPSLVFTVQNHLPSEAHPEVQMQQEQPVQDLKEEGGSSIKPATSISKGAIPKQPKKSYKKWED from the exons ATGAGGCCTAGAACGGAAATGAATCTGCAGACCAGCATTTGG ATTAACAAGAACTTTGAATCGACGTTGCTGAGCTCTACCAAGCCGGTGCCTTCTGGTTCGGCTGACTTCCGTGCCACGGGTTCTGCGAAGGGCAACCGGAAGGGGAAAAAGGCTGCGACCTATTCGCGCTTCAGTCGCTCCGATCGAGCCGCCGAGGAGCTGGCCCGTCAATTTGCCAGCTTGTCCGTGAAGCCAAACGACGCTGTGGCTGCCAGCGCGAATGAGCCGTTCTTCGCCAGCAACCTGAAGTACTATCCCCACCTGCCGCAGCCCGCTTGGGTGGGCCACTACCAGACCTATGCCGAAATCAAGGCGCTCTGGCTGGAAGGTAATTACTCGCAACTTCGTGGCCCCATCCCACCGTTGGCGCGTTCGCGTCGTGATAATCCCTTTGCCCATGAGGTCCCGGATGAGCCACCGAAGCCAGCTCCGAACCGCCGCTACTCGGTGAACCGCCGCAATGGCGCCCGCACTGGCAAGCCAGTGCCCAGTTTGGTCTTTACGGTCCAGAACCATTTGCCAAGTGAAGCCCATCCGGAGGTCCAgatgcagcaggagcagccagtGCAGGATCTAAAGGAGGAGGGCGGCTCCTCCATCAAACCAGCTACTTCGATCTCGAAGGGCGCAATCCCGAAGCAGCCCAAGAAGTCCTACAAGAAATGGGAGGACTAA